CGAAACAAGCACATCGGAAgcgttttttccttttttttttcttttttgttccagAACAAATCTGAACGAATTCCTTCTCGTATCGTCGAGAATCTTCCAATGATTTTTTGGTAATTTTGTCATTTGCTGCTTCCCCCCCTCCCCCAGTCGCCCCCCTCCACTACCGTCTCTCTCTTGCTCGCTCGTTTGCCCACTCAACTGCTTTATTCGCACGAAATAAGTTTGAAATGTAAGCGATTCACAATCCACGTTCTTTGCGGATAAATCCCCCACGCCCTCCCCCTCCAAAAAAAAATCCGGCCTCAGGTTTCGATCGTTTAGCCTGGCATTTCTTTGAAAAGAACTCGATCGTTTGCGCGACCTTCGATCGACCGGAAGTCTGTCACAATTTATTGCGAAACGaacgaattatataaaaaatcaaGTACGAGCATATACAAGTATGAATGCGTGCATGCAAGAGCGAACGAAAaatatgagagagagagagagagagagagagagagagggagagagagaaagttaaAAGAGCCACTGCCTTAGCGACAGCAGGATTTGTGCTAGAAACAAGGCCTTAGAAAGTAACAAACCAGAAACATAATTAGAATTAAGTAAGTCTGTTGTTGttaaccaaaaaaaaaagaaaaagataacggTACTTAGAGAAATCAGGAGGACAAAAATGTTGAACGTATTGTAAAACTAATTAGCAGTTGTATTTAAGCGCGTAACGTAAATATATACTTAACCCCTCGTGCCCGCAATTAAATAGGCGTATTAACGCATAGTTTTATGTAGGATTATTAAACGTCGCTTGTCGCATACGAAGATAGAGAATACGAAAGGGCGGGAAGCGAGATGGAAAACAGAGGAGATcggtgataaaaaaaaaaaaagagagagggagaggaagGAGGAAAATGGAAAAGGAAGGGCGAACACGGAATGAGAAAAGGAAAACGAGGAAACGGTGAGAAGAACGCGTCGCTTTTATTATACGAGTATCGGTACTCGCGAAAttctttgtctttctctttGACTTTGTTTTCTGCTCTTGCCTTACGAAAACaacaaaatgaaacgaaacgaaatgaaatgaaacgaagcgaaggaaagagaggaaaacAGGACGCGCGCCGATCGTGGATGCGCGTATCGGCCACGATACCAGAGGAGAGAATCGTCGAACGGACGACATGTTCGATGGAGGAAAATGAGATTTCCGATAGCGTGTCGCACTCAAAACTACCACTTTAAATCCGATGTTAGCGTAGCGTACGTATCGTAAGCTGTCGACATTTATACTATGAACTATGAGTAATTGTAGCGATCATTGTGAACATAGTTAATAGTATAGATTAGTTAACCGCACTAATTGTACCGAAAAGTGGATTACATTTAATTCCGAAAATAATTATCGAAGTCTACTTCAATAACGCGTACTTACGTTGTACGCGAATCAAGCCGAgttaaacgaacgaaagagtgACTAACGGACAAAAGTGAAGAAGAATGACAATGTGAGATAAATGTGTGTGTGAGAAAGTACGTCTGAGAGCGTGTGTGTAAATGAAAAAgtgggaaaagaaaagaattggcGAAGGGGAAAAGGAAGCAACGTGAAATTCAACGATGGATAAGAATCGAATGTATTCTCGAAGTGAaggaagaaatagaaagaattaGACAAATTGCGGGCGCAAATGGCCGTGCATGCATGGACTGGTGCATGTATATTCGATCTGGCGTGTGTTTCTTCAAAATGCGTCGCGAAAATAAAACGAATCTACGAAATCGTGATAGTCGACATAACCTCTGAAACGGCGACTCGGCGCAAACCGAGTAACAAGCATCTTTGAGTATATTTGCCTATTTTCGGTATTCGCGATCGTTGTGCGGCCACCTACGTACGATGAAAATCACGTGCAAgtacacgtacacgtacacgtaTACCACGTATGCGATacgatttaattatcaaaaatatgGTTGTTTTGAACCCACTGATCAGCCTACACGATAATTTACCCTGAGATCTCAAGATATCGGATTGCAACGtcctttttcaaatatttgcccCGCGAAACAGCGACCATTGAAATGCGATCAATTATCCGTTAACTAATTAGGTTATTGATTTGATCTAGTTTCTAGAGTCTACTACTGGTAATAGCTTCCTCGTACACGTGACCTACACACTATACATTCGTGCACGCGAACACGTGCCACGTTGGACTGTACCATTCGATGACGCGCACAAAAATCGAGATTCGATCAACTTTCTTCTGTCAAGTCTAATGGAATTTTTCCTAAAACTCGATCTTCGTTTCTCCGATTATTTTACGACGAAATGTTAAAATGTATCGACGCCATTTTCCTCGCACGATACATCTCAAAGATCGTCGACTCATCGAATTCGGCGATACGATCAAAGCGATATCTCTAACCTCTGATTTATCGACTAACTCTCTTAAAGTTTGTTCTCTCGACGTGGAAAGAACATCGTCGACGAAACTTCGACGTTCGTTTACATTTGCTAGCGCAGCGTTGCTTTATACCAGTGAGAAAATCGTGCAGATTTTTATTCCTTTCGTGAAACGAAGACAAATCTTTATCTAGGAAGGACTTTCACTTTGGTGTATAGCTCTTCCTTGGCGATAACGCACGATCTTGAGATGTACGCGCGGGTGAGTGTGCGTGCGTGtatgagaaataaaaagaaaggaagttgCATCGAAAATACAAGTACAAAGTGCACAGGTAACGGGAAAATTAAAGCTGCCGTCTTAGTCCACGAGCGAAACGACATCACGAAGCTTTCTTTCGTAATCTTTAtcgccttttctttctttcttcgatctCTTCGTTTACTACCTAGCAATTCTCGCAACAAATCACTGCTTGTTCGTCGGTTGCTCTAACTTCCGGAATTCGACTTTCAAATGCGAAGCTACGTTTTTAATTCTAATCGAATGTCAATAAGAAACAGTGTAAGCAGCCAAATCGCTGTTTTGTAGATCACAGGAAAGAAAAAACCGGCGTTAAGAAACGTATCTTACGATacttacgatatatatatatatatagtatactatatatacgctatatatatatactatatatataggAAAAGAACGCGTTATCCTAATAACAGCCGATTCTGGCAACGCTACGCATTTTGGAGACTTATTAACGTGGTCATAGAAATTTGCAAGTTTCTGATTCTTGTGCTGCACGGGGAATATACTACGAGACATATAAGCATTTATAAAATACGCAAGAAATGCGCAAAACGAAGAACTAACAGCCCTATAAGATGAATAAATCTGTAATTTAAGAGCGAACGCGCGAACGaaggaacaaaagaaagaaaagagaggaagatgAGGTAAATACGAATGTAAGTGAGAGAAGATCGTGCGCGTGGTATGCATATGCGTATGTATGGGCGTGCGAGCAGCAGAGAGAAAGGAACTTCGCAAAAGAGAAACATTAGAGTTCCGTCTTTGAGTGTTGAAGAATGTTCATTTGTAATTGTTTAAATCTAACGAGAAATGTACTGTAAAACTATAAGTACTATAGGCactaaaaatatatcatttgttgacatgaaaaaataaaaaaatgatccCAGTAATGTAAATTATTCCTGGCACGATGCCGTGCGAACGATCGGCGTGAGTACAAATACACATACGCGCGCATTGCAGTGATGTAAACGTCTTTAGCAACGACGAAAGTTATAAGCGAAAAGAGAACGATACGTTGTGCCGTGTTAAGGATTATTAGGTAAGAAACACGATTCTCTAATTTCTAGGCGAATCGGTCTGCGATTCGATCGAAAACAAAAAGTACGTCAATTAGATACCTCGAGTCGAGTCTTCGTATCATCAAGGTTCAGGCTCGGCAATACTAAACTCCTTTCTCAACACTTGTCCCTATCAAAGAACATACCTTGAGGGATAAATGTTCGAAACGAGTAAATTGTTGGTGTTCAGAGTAACGCTTGTGCATATTTTTTTAACGAATTCTCCCCATTTGATCATATTACTGGTCGACATAtcgtttgtttcattttttggTTTCTTTTAATTTCCTTTATCACCTTTTCCCGCCTAGTAAGTAACGATGAGACTTTATGCGCGGTAAGTGGGATATCGTTCTTTGTACGATAAATTGTAGTCAATGTATACGATGGTTTTAGTTTAATGTATAGAAAAAAAGAGTGGCAGGGATCGGTATAGCTGAATGCACAATCAGAAGCAATTATTATCGAACAAGTTTgcatgaaaaatttttatttacgacGTATAATGGATGTATTATGTACAACGATTGGAATTATAAAATTCGTCCCATCGTCATTTTTCTGCCATAACGTTCAAGTTTTACATTTCTTGTTACGAAACATACTTCTAAATACAAACGATCATTTGAACAGATACGATGGATGGCTTTGCTTTCGCTGCAAATAACTTTTTCAAACTATTAACGATTATACGCGTTACGATGAATTACAATTAAGATGATTCCATCATCGACGTAATGACGGCAAATAAATAAGTGCGAATTAAGTAGAAATAGGAAATAATcgaaatttcgtttcttcgGATTATCGCCTAATTGCTTCGATGACGTCAGTGTAGTCGTCGTTATTGATGTTGATGGTGCTGTTGCTGATGTTGCGTTGTCTTGGCAAGAGCTTCCATCTTGGACTGATTCTCCGGGGGAGGCGGTGATTGCTTCgtcctcttcttttcttcctccttctcttttACCGACGGAGGTGGTAGTGCATTCAATAAACCTTGTCGAAAAaactatttgttatatatttgttttgtgTACATAAGGAAGATGGTATATATACCTTCGTTTTAAGAGATATATACCTTAGGTTTGTACCTTAAGAGTTTATACTTCTGAGTAAATTGAACGATAAAGAAGGTGAAAATGAATGGTATAAATGGCTTACCAACTGTTTCTCCTTTAAGGGAGGCGCCTGCAACGATACAAAAGAATAGAAACGATATTTTCACGCTTTAAATGGCAAACGTTTAAGATTCTGTTAAAGAGCGAGTCGAGAACACACCGTTTCCACGATATTTGTTTAATTGCTGATAGACTTGCTTCATTCTCTCGATGTTGATCCTGGAGCTCTTGCTGTGATTCACCATCGGTAACGAATAGTCTTTGCCAATAATACATTTGGCTGCACGTTGCACGCTAAGTGGTGCGTTCCACGGTTCATGGATATATCTCGTaggaaaatttttcaaaatcggCAAGTATCGCCTGTATCAAAATAGAATACGAAAGAAAACAAATCATAGATTACGAGATGTCAAAAGTCAAAATCATACTTGAAACTCTAATGCCGAAGAAACCTCGTTCAGAAGCGAATTAAAGTTACCTAATGTAATCGCCATTCGGATCAGCTTTTCTGCCGAATCTCACTGGGCAATAGCAGTGGAAGAATTGTTGGAAGAAGGAACTGCACGACAACCACATCCACATTCCCGCGTTCACCGACCAATCAGCATCTAGCAGCAACTCGTCGAACACCTTTGACAAAAATTTCGATTAACTTTGTATCTCGTTAAACGAATTGGCAACCAATATGGCAAGAAAGATGATCGACAGAGATGAAACTAATGGGTTTTGTGACAGCAAAGTATGTTATAGTCAGTCCTCTCGAATGCTAGTGGAAATGTCAATGTATAACGAGTGGCATTTTACCTTCATTCCTTCTTCCCAGGAGATCCAAAGGTCGCCTCTGGTTAAGAAACAGGCGACCGCGTGTCTAGCCAAGTGATGTATCCAACCTTCTTCTCTTAGTTGTGTCATGATCGCGTCGATCCAGGGAAATCCCGTTTGGCCCTGTCCGACAAACgtcttttactattttttatgaaaactCAACAAATAACGGACGATTTGTCTATAAACGAATTCACTCACGTTTGCCCACTTGGCAAGTGCTTCGACATTCTTGTCCCAAGGGATTTGCACGCAAATCGGATTACCCTGCATCCGATCGAAATTTGGGTTCTTGGTAGCAGCGCAGTAAAAAAATTCGCGCCATAAAAGTTGCCCGTGCAACGAAAGCGGTGGTACGGCCTTCTTTATCTATAAAACATTAATACGAATCGAACTCGTATAATCTTTCAATCGAATGCCGATAATTCGCGACTAATTAAAATGTATAGTCGCAGCAGTTGCGATCCACGtcgattaaatatataataataatgttaccTTACCTTCTTATAAAGATCAGTGAGCTGATAATAAAATAGCCGGGTACTCAAGCATCCGAATCGTAAATAAGGTGAAAGACCGGTTTGACTGGGCAACAATGATTGCGGAGTCATTTTCGGTCTGCCGAAACTAGCCACCCAGGCCTTCCTTTCTAGATGTCGCTCCAATCGTGCCAGAGCCTCGCTTTCGCCTCCAACCCATACAGGCGGAAGAAGACCCTCCGTGTCGAAGCCTGTTAATCATTAGGATAACTAACTCCTTACAACGAAACTCGTTGATCCAGTTCCCTCTACATAGCCGATTTACGAGAACGACGTCGCCGTCGAATCACTCGAAATAAATACGCGATAAACAAACACGTAAATTTACCAAGTTCTTCGAGCGTTGGAACACCGTAATGATCATCGTGATCCTCTTTCAGAGGGGTGTAGGCCGAACCTATGCATGCAGAAGTGACAGTCGACACCGATGGTTCCGGAGGATCCATACTGGCAACCACATTTTGAAATTGATGATAAGTCAACGGTGGCTTGCCTCCGTTCCTCTCGATGATCCTGAAACGCGAAATTCACGATCGTCGATGCTCGCTGATATCGTGACATACACGGGGAAAGAATATTACcacgaaatttataaatattattgaaacagAAAAACCATTATACCACTGGAAGGACCAGAGGATAGCTCGTGACGTCTATCAACGACCGATAACCGGCTAGGGAAGAGAAGCGAATTTAAGAATGGAGGGTTGATCGAACGAAAGTATTTCGACTCACTCGTCCAACTTGTAAAGAGTATGCGAGACCTTTTGGACCACCGAGATACCAAGCTCCTTACAAAGTGCCGAGATGTTGTGGTCTCGGACGCGTCCGAATGGCTCTGGATCTTCCTCGAAGGTCAAATTCGTGGTACCCCATTCCTTGAACAATTTCGGTAGAGCGTCGGCCGGCTGACCTCTTATCACGAATAGTCTGGAGTTCAATTTTCTCAAGGAGCAGTCCAGATCTTCCAAACACTGTAGCAAAAACCTGTGGCAAAACCGAATCGTAAAGCAAATTGTATTTGTCGAACGTTAACTCGCGTACTCACCTCCACTTATTGATGCCAACGTTGGTACTTCCGGCGAACCATGGATCCAAAACGAATACGCAACGAAACGTAGTGGCACCGGTAAGACCTTCCCTCAGCGAAGGATTATCGTGAAGTCTGAGACCTTTGCGAAACCAATGAACCGTATGCTTTCCACCCTCACCACGCACCGTCACATCCGGATTTATTTCGCTACTACGACTACCCGTCATTTTCCCTCCTCCTGCTAGGtcgattttcttcaaattcgtCTTTTCTCCtgtcgattttttcaaattttcggtAATAACAGCGGTGTTCTATTAAACAAGCAGCACATTTTTAAACAACTAAACAGCTCTCCCTCTGCTCTTCGTATCTGCCCCTGTGTGTTCTTCTCGCTGTTTCACAGGCACAGAGTGCACACACACTCGCGCGTACATACAGATGCGGGCGCGCGCACACGCACATACATATACGCATACGAACACAGACGCGACATTCTTTaactttgttttttattttcttgcccTCCCTTCATTCCTTTTCCCTCTCTATATTTCCCTTTTTTCGTCGTTCCTCTCCTACGAGAGAGATAATCCGAAGGATCCGCGcttctttgtaaatttttaagTTAACCACCTCGATGGAGCAGTATCTTCAGTCTTCGAGTATCATCATCCTGACAAATCGATTCCGCCTCGTTTTTACGTCATCAAGGTCGAGAGCAAGATCGATCGATTTACTATTCTCTCGATCGAGATTTTCTACTGTCTATAGAAAGGAAGAATTCCTGCCGCTCAAACGTGATCGATTTATATCGCGTGCCACTATCTATTCTCTTCGTGGTTTCTATAGGTTTGACTTTTCCTTATCTTCTCCAATTggttctttctttcgctttttgCTACGTCTCTAACGTCGTTTAATCTTATTTGTCTTTCGGCATCGTTCGATCATTTAGTAGTAGCTAGAAGTAGCTATTATGTAGAAGTTCTTTAAACAGAGCGATCCCAGGAGAGAAGGTAGAGGAAGAAAGCACGGTAGGCGATATTCGGGGTATACTGTCTGgaaattttttttactttgcATTATAATCTTATAAAACACTCTTGCAGCAGTAGGTCTCGATCGTTCCGATTTAGTCCGATACGAGCTTCGCATACACCCGCAAAGaacaatgaaaaagaaagagagagcagGGAATCAAGGAACCCGTGCATCGCCTAATTTCTACGTCTGACACATTTCCGACATTTCTACTGTGATGCGCGTTACGCGCTaactgacgtatgacgtatcACGGTCGACTCTACTGTAGTATCCAGGGAGGGGAATCGATAGTAACAGGCGTTCGGTTTATCGTTGCCGTGTTATTATGTCACACTCGTAACATTTAGAAATGTCTGCGCGAACGTAAATACCCTCTGTTAAGTTCCATTCACCCGTATCAATCGTCTTCTTAAACATTCGTACCAGAAAAGAAGAGTGACGATTAACGCGTACGCAAACACTAACGAGTTACGTGTTATTTTGATGAATGGCGACAGGTATCAAGatacaaattgaaaatttatcgcaCTGTGGCTAGCTACTGCACCTTTCGTCGATTACGATTGGAACGATCAACCAGAACCCGAACAGTCAAAATCACAGAAGCATTATATCCCTCTATTAGTTATTCCTATCTATAAACAAATCCGTAAGAACATTAGAactaaatatgaataaaaattgtgaaataaaatctatcaacgatacaacgtatgacagATAATATATGTATCGTAGTACTAGGTTTTTCTTTCTATGAATTAATTCCAGATCGATTCACGTAACTATCACTCCCCGTCATGCCCGAATATAGACgagtattatataattatatgactGTAATACCTGTTTCTCGGAACGTAAAGTTTCGTGGACGGAGCTTAGCCTCTTTCGCAGCCACTGTCTATTCTCCTCGAAATTGATTTCGGTGATCGATTGATTACCGGCATCCTTCGTTTAACGTGCAAATTGTCACAGCACACATCTTCAACGATAGGTCTTCAACTTGATCTACTACGATAAGAACCAACAGCATCAGCAATATCGAATGGCATATCTACGAGGCGATCGAGCTTTCTGACTTCAAAATTACTCTCTTAAATTCAAAGTTATAACTCTTCTAAGaataatgtttaattttctaaaGTCTTTTCGTAAGATCCCTTTATAAAATCCTTATACAATTAAaatcgtttaaatttaattaattaagtaaaattCATTTAGACGCtaaataatttcgataatattttgcaatttatatttttccctATATGCTATTGCTATAATCACTCTCTTTCAATGGCTTGTGAAATGTAacgcaaatattataaatctcTGCACATAGTCGTGAAGTCGAAGTTCTGTCGATAAAAAAGGACGCGGCATAACAATACTTGCTTCTCAATATGTACTGTTTCATTTAATGTTAAGCGATTCGATCGAAGAGAAAATTTTGCATTCGATACTGGCTATATGTGTTACGTATATCTATAAAACA
The Bombus terrestris chromosome 10, iyBomTerr1.2, whole genome shotgun sequence genome window above contains:
- the LOC100647270 gene encoding cryptochrome-1 → MTGSRSSEINPDVTVRGEGGKHTVHWFRKGLRLHDNPSLREGLTGATTFRCVFVLDPWFAGSTNVGINKWRFLLQCLEDLDCSLRKLNSRLFVIRGQPADALPKLFKEWGTTNLTFEEDPEPFGRVRDHNISALCKELGISVVQKVSHTLYKLDEIIERNGGKPPLTYHQFQNVVASMDPPEPSVSTVTSACIGSAYTPLKEDHDDHYGVPTLEELGFDTEGLLPPVWVGGESEALARLERHLERKAWVASFGRPKMTPQSLLPSQTGLSPYLRFGCLSTRLFYYQLTDLYKKIKKAVPPLSLHGQLLWREFFYCAATKNPNFDRMQGNPICVQIPWDKNVEALAKWANGQTGFPWIDAIMTQLREEGWIHHLARHAVACFLTRGDLWISWEEGMKVFDELLLDADWSVNAGMWMWLSCSSFFQQFFHCYCPVRFGRKADPNGDYIRRYLPILKNFPTRYIHEPWNAPLSVQRAAKCIIGKDYSLPMVNHSKSSRINIERMKQVYQQLNKYRGNGASLKGETVGLLNALPPPSVKEKEEEKKRTKQSPPPPENQSKMEALAKTTQHQQQHHQHQ